AGCCCCAGCAACAGACTAAGGCAGCGCCAGCGTGAGCGTTTCACGTTCTCCCACCTTGCTCTTATCCTGAGCATCGTAGTTGATCTGGGCAGCAGTGCCGCCCGTCAGCGCCGCTACTGCGCTAGGTAACGTGAAGCTGAGCAGGCCTCCCGCCAGCACCGCGAACGATCCGACGCTGGCCTTGTAATCGCCGCTGATCAGCGTCACATTGTTGAAACTGGCAAAATGTGCGCCGCTGTTCTGAACGCTGAGCTGTACCTGGTCGCTCTGGCGCGTCAATGTCCAGCTCACCTTCGGCTGGGCAGTGGGCAAGGTGAAAAGCAGCGGCACGTTCATCTTCAAGACCACCTGCACCTTGATCCCCTCACCCGCTGATGACGGCCCCGGCACATTTTGCACCGTCATCCGATAGGCCTGCTCACTGCCGGGCAGCGCCTTGCTGCGCCAGCCCACCCGGATAATCTGCGAGCCGTTGGGCGGCACCACGAACCGCGCCGGATTGACCAGTACGTCCTGGGTCGGCGCAAACTGATCCTCGCCTCCCGTCTGTGTCCAGCGAGATAGTTCTACGCTGACTGTCACTGGCTCACTCGAGGGGTTACTCAGCGTCAGCGATCCGGCGCGGGGCTGCGGCAAATCGAAGCGCAGGCTGGTGGGGCTGATTTGCAGCGAGGCGGCCTGGGCACTTAGGGCCGCACTGCTGAGGAGAAGGAAAGCGCCCAGCGTCAGACGGAGAACAGGGTTCAGGTATTGTTTCATAAGGTTCCAGTGTAGGAGGCCATTGGCTGGGTATGCGTTGAGGCTGTCTGTGTTGAGGGCCAGCCCTCACATGGGGATACTGGCCCGGCTCAGTTCAGGATGAGCAAGCGCTCAGCAATGGAAGATGCTGCAAAAACCGTCTTTGATGGTGTCGCCGATGTTCTTGAGAAAATCGCCGATGTCCTGACCGAGCGAGCTGAAAGTGCTCTTGATCTCATCTGTCGACACCTTGAGCACGTCGCTGAAGATGGCCGCCACATCGTTGGCTGACTTGTAGAAGACACTTTCAATAGTCGAAGCGATGTCCTTGAGAGCGTATCCCGCTGACTTGAGAGCGCTGGCAACGTCGCTGGCCCCGCTGCCGAAGACGCTCTTGAGGGTGCTAGCCACCGTGTTTGCACTGGCTGAGAAGACATTTTTCAGCACGCCCGCCACTTCGGACGCGCCGCTGCCAAAAGCGTATCTGAGCACGCTCGCCACATCGTTGGCGCTGCTGCTGAAGACATTTTTGAGGGTGTTGGCAACGTCCGTCGCATTGGCTCCCAGCCCTTTGAAGATGCTTGCCACGGTACTGGTGCTGCTGCCAAAGACGTTTTTGAGGGTGCTGCCGATCTGATCAAAGCTGTAGCCCAGACCTTTGAAGATGCTGGCCACCTGCGAGGCAGAGGAAGAGAAAACATTCTTGAGCGTATTGCCGATCTCAACATAGCCGTAACCCAGGTCTTTGAAAAATCCCGCCACCTGCGAGGCAGAGGAAGAGAAAACATTTTTAAGTGTATTACCGATCTCAACATAGCCGTAACCCAAATCTTTGAAAAATCCCGCTACTTGGAAGGCCGAAGAGTTGAAGACCAACTTGAGGGTGCTGGCGATATCTTGAATGTTGTAGCCCAGGTTCTTGAAGATGCCCGTTACTTGTGAAGCGCTAGACGAGAAGACGTTCTTCAGGGTGTTGCCGATGTCGGTGATACTGACACCCAGGCTCTTGAAGATGCCCGCCACATCGTTGGCGCTGGACGAGAAGGCGTCCTTGAGAGCGTAGCCGATATCGACGTAGGTATAGCCCAAGTCTTTGAAGAAGCCTGCGACCTGCAAGGCCGACGAGTTGAACACTGACTTGAGGGTGCGGGCAATGCCTTTGATGTCGTATTTCAGATTCTTAAGGATGCTGGCGACATCCTTGGCACTGGACGAAAAGACGTTCTTCAAGGTGCTAGCCACGTCATCAATAGCGTAACCCGCACTTTGAAGCGCTCCGGCCACCGCGCTGGCCCCCGCTGAAAAGGTGTCTTTAAGGATGCTGCCAACTTGATTGGCGGTTTGGGCGAAAGTGGTTCTCAGGCCCAACGCCACATCCGCGATGTTGTAGCCCACCCCTTTCAGGGTGCTAGCCGCTTGGCTGGCCGTCTGCTCAAAGATAGTTTTCAGGCCCAGCGCCACGTCCACCACGCTGTAGCCCGCTGCCTTGAGGGCGCTGGCCGCGTCTGAGGCGGTAGATGAAAAGAGGGCCTTGAGCACGTTGGCGGTGTCCACCACGGCATATCCGGCTCCCTTAAACGCTTGGGCGACCTGCGCGGCGCTGCTGCCGAATACATCCTTAAGGGTCGTCGCCACGTTGAGATAGGTGGCCGAATCACCGAGCTGCACCACGCCGGATTGCACCAGCGCGGCCACTGCTTTGTCTGCGCTCAGTTTCAGGCCGTCATGCAGAAAATAGCCAAAGCCCTTCACCGCATTGGGGTCGGTGATGGTGTAGAAGCCTGAATTCTTAATGGTTTGCAACGCTGCCACAGGTGATTGACCAAAAGTGCCGCCCAGTGTCAGGCCGAGATTGTTCCACAGATCGAAGCTGACCACCGACCTGAGCAGGCGGCTAGATTTGAGTAGCGACACGAAGTCGTCGGGCTTGTACTTATAGATCTGGCGCAGCATATCGCTGATGGCGGGCCATTGGGCAGGCGTATTGAGATTCAGGTAAGCCACCGATTTGAGCAGCGCCAAGGCGTCAGTGGCATTCTTGCCCAGAACCGACTGCAACGCTCCCCCCGCGTCCAGCAAGCTGAAGGCCTGGGCCTTGAGGGCCGAGACGATGTCCTGATCACTGAGGTGGGCCGTACTCAGGGCTTGGGCCAGCAGCGAGGCGCTCAAGTGAAACTGGGTTTGCACCGTTGCTGCCACGTCCTGGACTGACTGGCCTTGAGAGACCAGGCTGTTGACCAGCGTCTGCGCTTCGGGTGGCACATTTAGCGACTGGGCGGTGATGAGGGGATGGCTCTGAGTTGGGGCCTTTTCGGCGGTGGCTGGGGTTGAGGCCGCCGGGCTGGGCGGTGTGCTGGCCATGTTACAGGCGGCGAGGCTGAGGGCCAGGGTCAAAGCGAGGCAGGCGCGTAACGGGTTCATGTGGTCTCCAGGAGCAAGCGACAACCATTGCCAAAAGGGAAGGACGTCACCCGGAGAAGCCGGGTCACAGGGTCGGTGGGCCGCTGAGCGGGAAGCTCCAGGCAGCGATAGCATTGTTCAGGTGGTCACGTTTCAGTTCGGCAGGTTCGGGGCAATCAGGCTTTTAAAACAAGTCGATTATTCCGGGTTGTAATTCAGAGTGAATGTCACGGTGTCGCTATAAGTTCCTGCCGGGGCCGTTTGCAAAGCAGGCACCGCGCCGACCAGGGTGTAGCGGTCATACAGGGCGCTGCCGTTGCCGGTCAGGGCGCTGCTGGTTTGGACCAGGTCGCACAGGCCCAGGCAGTTGGCCTTGAGGGTGAGGGCCGCGCCCAGGCCGCCGACTTTCTGGGCTGTAAGGGTGTAGCCGATTCGTTCGCCACCCCGCTTGAGCTGCCCGCTGAAGCCGCTGTACGTCACGCTGTAACTGGTGTTGCAGGTGACCTGGACGGTGGCCATGCCCGACGCTCCCACGCGACTGTTGTAAATCCCAAAATCCAGATCAGTAGCGCTCAGGCCACATGAGGGCAGGTACTGGGCCGTGACGGGCGTGCTGGTGGGGTCCGGCAGCATGGTGGCGAGCGCTAGGGAGGGCAGCAGCGCCAGCAAAGCAATTGGGTGGGCAAATCGGCGAGTCAGCATGATGGGTTTCCTGAAACAGCTTAGAAGGTGGGCATGTTGTAATTCAGGGTGTAGACGATCAGGTCAGTGTACTGTCCGGCAGGTTTCCACAGACCGGGAGCTACGGTGGCCACGACAGGGAGATCAATGTTGTTGAGATCATTGTGAAGGCCCAGATAGCCCAAAGAGCCGACACCTTTAACCGAGACCCCTTCAAAATTGATGAGCTGCTGACCAGGGACATTGGGAGCGAAGCTGAATTTGGCTTGATAGGGAATAGTAGCTGCGCTTGGGCCAGTTAGCGTGCGGTTGACGGTCATAGAGGTGCCACTGCCGAACGCGGCACTATCCGAAGGCGGTGTGGTTCCGAACACCAGCTGCGCGTCCGACACGTTGCACTTGACCCGCACCGTGCCCGAGCCGCTAGCCCCAGTGCGAAAGTTGTAGACGCCCAGATCGATGTCGGTGGCGCTAATGGTGCAGTCAGGCAGCACCGATAGGCTGACTTGGCTGCTGGCAGTCTTGGTGTCTGCGAGGGCGGCGGAGGCGGCGAGGGCAGCGGCAATGAATAGGGTGTGCAGTTTCATAGTGATTCTCCTTGTAAAGGCGGAATGAAGGCGAAGGGTCAGAGTTCAGCGGTCGTTCAGGGTGTGTAGGTCATAGTGAACGTGATCAGGTCGGTGTACTGCCCGGCAGGTTTCCAAAGTCCTGGTGCAACCGTGCCGCGCAGCAAAAAGGACGATCCTTGCGAGGTGGATTTGACTGTGAAGCTGCCGGTGGTGTCGGTGTTGCTGAAATCGACATTGGCAAAAGGGTTGTCGAAGCCGATGTCGTTTTGATCTGGCGGTAGGATTTCTTGCAGCCGGTAAGGAATCTGGCTGCCGCCTGGACCATTCAAGACCCGTTTGCTGTTGTCGGCTCGGTTAGGCGCAAACGTCACGTCGGCGTTGATGTTGCACTTGACGCGCACGGTGGCGGTGCCTGCCGCACCGGTGCGGGCGTTGTACACACCCAGGTCCATGTCGGTGGCGCTGATTGAGCAGTCTGGCAATACGGTCAGTGTGACCTGGGTGCTGGCCGTACGGGTTTCGGCCAGTGCGAGCGATCCCAGGAGCATCAGAAGACTTGCAGTCAATTTTTTCATTGTTCCCTCCCTTGGTTCACAGAAATCTTATTTTGAATGGCGTTACCGCAGCGTTAACTCTTGAAAAATTCGTCTGGAACGGTATTTCTTGGCCTTAAGGTTGCTCACGAAAAAGCAGATCTGGCGAGAAGAGAAGGCATGCTTCTGACTTGCATACTCGGTGGAGCGGTGGCTCGATTTCACGCGCCGCACCTTCGACCGCCGTGTTCCTGCCCAGCAGCGTCAAGAGGCAAGCCGAGCAGTTGCCTGAGCGGCCCGGTTCCCTCGCCGCATCTGCGGGTCTTGTGAGTGCTCAGGTGTGTGTCGGCCTGGCGCAAGAGGGCTGTGAGAGTCTGGCCATCGAATGGAGCCTGCGCCAGCCCATATGAGAAACTGCCGTTCTCCACGCTGCCCAGTGTCCTGAGTGCCTGCTTGAAGTGAGCCTGCACCGGTATGAGCTGCTGGGCATTCAGCGGCAGACTGCTCAGTAGCACGAACTCGTCACCGCCAAGCCGATAGGCGCGCGCACCCCAGCGGTGAGCAGCACTTTCCAGCAGGCGAGCCAGCATGCACAGTGCTGCATCACCTGCTGCATGGCCGAGTGCATCATTGACGGCTTTGAAGCCGTCAATATCCAGCAGCACCAGTGAGCGGATTTCAAACGGCCGTCCAGCGTCGAGCAGTAATGCCCGGCGGTCATTCAACTGGGTCAGGGCATCGAGATGATAGGCGTTGGAATGAACCCCCTAGAGAGGACCAACGGCCAAGCCACTTTGCCCCGACCAGCCGTTAGGCTGATCACAGCGCGAAGGAGCATTCATGCCAGGACGCAATCACAGCCGTGAATTCAAGCTTCAGGTCGTCAACCAAATCAATTCAAGCCAGCGAACGACCGCTCAACTCAGCCGGGAACATGGTTTAGTGCCCAGCCTGATCCACCGTTGGCGCAAAGAGGTCGAGGCGCGCGGAGAAGCCGCCTTCACCGACGGCGTGGCCACAGATCGCAGCGCCGAGCTGCGGATTGCTGAGCTGGAGCGGTATTGCGGCCAACTTGCCTTAGAAAACACCATCTTGAAAAAATCGCTGGCGACGTACCGCTTGAACAAAGGCACCAAATGATCTCGGATGCGCGACACGCGCATCCCACGGTGTCGGTGCGTCGCCTGTGTGAGCTGCATGCGGTCAGTCGGTCGTGGTACCTCCGTCAACGAAACCGCGCAGTCATCGACCAAGATCAACGACTCGCTACTGACATTGAAGCAGTGGTGCTGAAGTGGAACGGCTATGGGTATCGGCGGGTCACTCGCGAACTGGCACGCAGCGGGCAGTCCATCAATCACAAACGCGTTCTGCGGGTCATGCGGGAACATCGCTTATTGTGTCGACCCAAGCGGCGTTACCAGCGCACCACCGATTCCACTCACAGCGAGAAACGCTTCCCCAATCTGCTCCCACAAGTGATTCCAACCCAACCAGATCAGGTCTGGCAAGCTGATCTGACGTATGTGAGGGTGAAGCAGGGTTTCGTCTACTTGGCATGCGTGCTGGACAGTTTCACGCGTGAGATCGTGGGCTGGTCAATGTCAAAGTTTATCGACGCCGACCTATCACTGGCCGCGCTGAATAACGCGCTTGCTGCTCGCAATCCAGCACCTGGACTCCTTCATCACTCTGATCAAGGTGTCCAATATGCCAGCCGGCTCTATATCGCCCGCCTGCGGGCGATGGGTATCACGCCAAGTATGTCCAGAAGAGGCAATCCCTACGACAACGCTCGCATGGAAAGTTTCTACAAAACTCTCAAAACAGAGGAGGTTGATCTTCAAGATTATGCTGATCTGGACGATGCACAGCGCCATGTGAACCACTTCATCGGTAAGCTTTACAACCAAGAACGCCTGCATTCCAGTCTCGGCTACGTCCCACCTGCCGAGTTCGCCGCCCGCTATCATCCAGCCTAGAAGTGACTTGCCTGCTGGTCCTGCGCTTTGGGTTCACTCCACGTGCAGATCCTCGATGACACCTAGGCGGCGGCCATCCGGTAGAACGCATAACTGCACCCGGCACACCCGCTGCGTGCCTGTGCGGGTATTCAGGCGCATCAGATGAGCACCATCCGGTAGGGCGAGATCTGGCAGCGATTCAAGGCAGAATTCGCGCTGGAATGCCGCATTCGTGCATACCTCGTTGGAGACTGGCAGGTCAACCAGGGTAGACGGCTGAAGTGGCCAGATCAGAGCAGCCAGCGGAAAATGCACGAAGGTCAAATCCTGGGGATGCATCAGTCCATCTCCTCTATCCTCAAAGCCATATGTCAAAAAACAGTAAAGGTAAGCTGTCACGCTGAATGGCGCTGATTGTCAGCCTGCACCATCGAGCGTTACCGCACCGTTAATACTTACTGCCGCATTGACTGGAATATGCGGGCGTTACTCGGTCAGTAGTCCGGAAGTTTTTGACAAATGAGACGGAAGGCGTTCTCGTCAGTGTGTGCGCACCAAACGAACGACTCCCAACCAGATTCTCGCGGCTGCCCTCAGCCATACTGGACTCCGCCGCACTCAGCAGGTCTACCTTCGGCTGCTCTTGACCCTCTGGCTGGTCCTTCCGGGGCAGCACAACTTCACCAATCTGGCCCGGTACGGTCCGAGATAGGACCGTACCCACCGATCATGGGTCCAGAAACCCGTGCCGTGGGTGCAGTTGAACAGCACGCTGGTCTTGCAAGCGCAAGACCAGCAGACCCTGAGATGCGGCGGCACTCTGGTTGGGAACCGGACAAAAGTCAGCGGCGGGTAAAAAGGCTGTGTAGGAGAGCGTCAACGTGATCAGGCAGCGCATCTTTTGGCTGTGAATGGGCGACCAAATATGCATTGGCGAGTCGGAGCAGCCCCAGGAGCAGGATCTTCTTGCCTGGCGGTCTGTTTTTGTGGGGGACATAGCCGCCCAGATGAGCCAGCAGTTGAAGTTGTGTGTCATCAAACGACTCGCTGAGATCGAATACGAACGAGGCCGCAATCCAGGCCAGCGCGACCAGGGTTCTCAAGGCGTCAAAGTCGAGTATTTGGACCTGTTCCCAGCCGAGCGCGGATTTGATCCACGAGAAGACCTCTTCAATGCTCCAGCGTTGTAGATAGAGCCGCACGACAGCTCCAGCAGCCCCCACCGCATCGGTGGGGGTGTTGGTGAGCAGCAGCCAACCTTGCTCCTGGTCGTTCTTGAGTGGCACGCTGAACTCTAGTCTGACCACGTTGAGCTTCAGGCGTCCACCATCGATGAACATTTCACGGCTGCGGACCTGTGCGGGCGTCTTGCGCCACTTGACCTTGCCGTCGGTCACGACGGGCCGCTTCATCTCGAACTGGTCTTGCACGCTGGCGTGACCGGCGGCATCAATCAGGGGGAGTTCAAGGCTGGTCGGAGTCAACCGGGTGGTGCGCTGGGCATGCTTGACCCGAATCACAAATTGAACCTTGAGCCGCACCAGCAGCCGGATCAGCTTGAGGTCGTCAAAGCCCCGGTCCAGCACGAAGACGATCTGCCCGACCCCTGCGGCCCGCAGCGCCTGCACAATGCGCTTGATGGCGTTGATGATCACCGTATTGGCGCTGGTAAAGCCTGGCGCTTGAGGGCTGTAGAGCGTGTGGTAGAGCAACGTCCGACGCCCATCGGGCGTCAGGCCAATGGCTTTCAGGGTCGGATAGCCCGAGACCAGATGACCGTCCAGCGAGCGGACCGTCGAGAGATGTTCGAGCGCCTGACTGTGGGGTTTGCGGAGGTCCGAGCCGTCCATGACGATGACCACCTCATTCTGACCAGCCAGACGCTGTGCGCCGGAGAACTCAAATCCTTGCCGGTGGTACTGCCCATGTGGGGCCCGGCATCCAGCTTCGGTCGCACGGAATGTCGCGCCGGGAGACTGCGATACCGCTGGCAGACGAGCCACTGCACTACACCCACGGGTGATATGACCTCCACCGCATCAGGGAACGCTTCGAAGCAGCGCTCACGGCACGGGTGAGCAGCCTCGACCTGACCATGGGCGTGCCTGTCGCCGCCGACTGAAGCGAAGCGCTGTAGCCAACCTGAGGGCACTTGGCGCGGCTAGAATACTTCTATGCCCTCGAATCGTGACCTCGTGCGTCTCCTCGCAGCACGCTTCGGAACCTATAACGCAGCTCGAAACCTTTGGCAAGGCGCAGGTGGAGATCCCGGAGAACTGCACGATCAGGACAATTCGCTGGACCGCTGGACGGATTTGGTGGGCAAGGCCGACGACGGCGCGATCGTGCGCGTGAATCTGACGTTGGCGGCTCTCGAACGCTTGCCTCGCAATGAGACCCTCCTCGCTGATCTGCGGGCCCAGCTCCCGGAGGGTTTACGCCAGCAGGTCGGCATGGTGCTCCAAGAAGTGACGGCCTTGCCCGGCATTCAGGCCGAACGTGCTGAGGAACTGCTGGCGCCGGTGCTTGCAAGACCGGAAGGGCAAGCCGCCCTCATCGTGGAGGCAGATAAGGCGGACAAGGCGAAAAGCGGGTGGCTCGAGTCAGCCCAAACGGTTCTCACCAACGTCGGCACACAGGCGACCACCCTCGGCTTCACACTCCTGACCCGATACCTCACGGGGGAGACGCAAAATTGAATTCGTCGCGATCGACTGAGACAAACCTTCTTGACGACATTTTTACAGGCGTCATGGGGCGCATCGAGGTAAATAAGGAACGACTGGGCTACCTGCGCAAAGCCGCCGCATCGTTAGAGAAGGCTGTCACGCAGGACAGGAGGCTGATCGTTTCTCTAGCCCTCAGTGCCTTTATTCCAGAAGGCAGCTTATCTGCGCTCACGCCAGTGCGCGAGGCACTGACGGCAGAGTGGGAAACCTTGACCTCAGAGGTCAAAGGCGGCGGCCTCCCGTACCTACGTGCCGTGGGGATTCTGGCACTTATGCAGGCCGCTCAGGGAGACCCCAAGGCTGGGAGCGTCCTGTACCTCGCCTTGCGTGATCCTCTCGAGCGTCAGGTCGAAGGCATCGAGGCGGACTTGCGAGCCCGGGTCCTGCGTGACCTCAGGCAAATTTATGAGTCTTACGCGAAGGCGATATGGGACGGCGAAGGGGTAGCGCCTCGTAAGGCCGTGACCAAGGTCGAGGCCCTGAAGCTCAGCCTCCCAGCGAATGCGCAGCCGGCACTCGCAACTGCCCTGTCCGACGCAGCTAGCAACACACTTGCCGTGGTCAGTCTTTCAGGGAGTTACCT
The Deinococcus psychrotolerans genome window above contains:
- a CDS encoding transposase, translated to MPGRNHSREFKLQVVNQINSSQRTTAQLSREHGLVPSLIHRWRKEVEARGEAAFTDGVATDRSAELRIAELERYCGQLALENTILKKSLATYRLNKGTK
- a CDS encoding transposase, translated to MARLPAVSQSPGATFRATEAGCRAPHGQYHRQGFEFSGAQRLAGQNEVVIVMDGSDLRKPHSQALEHLSTVRSLDGHLVSGYPTLKAIGLTPDGRRTLLYHTLYSPQAPGFTSANTVIINAIKRIVQALRAAGVGQIVFVLDRGFDDLKLIRLLVRLKVQFVIRVKHAQRTTRLTPTSLELPLIDAAGHASVQDQFEMKRPVVTDGKVKWRKTPAQVRSREMFIDGGRLKLNVVRLEFSVPLKNDQEQGWLLLTNTPTDAVGAAGAVVRLYLQRWSIEEVFSWIKSALGWEQVQILDFDALRTLVALAWIAASFVFDLSESFDDTQLQLLAHLGGYVPHKNRPPGKKILLLGLLRLANAYLVAHSQPKDALPDHVDALLHSLFTRR
- a CDS encoding spore coat protein U domain-containing protein gives rise to the protein MKLHTLFIAAALAASAALADTKTASSQVSLSVLPDCTISATDIDLGVYNFRTGASGSGTVRVKCNVSDAQLVFGTTPPSDSAAFGSGTSMTVNRTLTGPSAATIPYQAKFSFAPNVPGQQLINFEGVSVKGVGSLGYLGLHNDLNNIDLPVVATVAPGLWKPAGQYTDLIVYTLNYNMPTF
- a CDS encoding fimbrial biogenesis chaperone codes for the protein MKQYLNPVLRLTLGAFLLLSSAALSAQAASLQISPTSLRFDLPQPRAGSLTLSNPSSEPVTVSVELSRWTQTGGEDQFAPTQDVLVNPARFVVPPNGSQIIRVGWRSKALPGSEQAYRMTVQNVPGPSSAGEGIKVQVVLKMNVPLLFTLPTAQPKVSWTLTRQSDQVQLSVQNSGAHFASFNNVTLISGDYKASVGSFAVLAGGLLSFTLPSAVAALTGGTAAQINYDAQDKSKVGERETLTLALP
- a CDS encoding spore coat protein U domain-containing protein; protein product: MKKLTASLLMLLGSLALAETRTASTQVTLTVLPDCSISATDMDLGVYNARTGAAGTATVRVKCNINADVTFAPNRADNSKRVLNGPGGSQIPYRLQEILPPDQNDIGFDNPFANVDFSNTDTTGSFTVKSTSQGSSFLLRGTVAPGLWKPAGQYTDLITFTMTYTP
- a CDS encoding effector-associated domain EAD1-containing protein; translated protein: MPSNRDLVRLLAARFGTYNAARNLWQGAGGDPGELHDQDNSLDRWTDLVGKADDGAIVRVNLTLAALERLPRNETLLADLRAQLPEGLRQQVGMVLQEVTALPGIQAERAEELLAPVLARPEGQAALIVEADKADKAKSGWLESAQTVLTNVGTQATTLGFTLLTRYLTGETQN
- a CDS encoding GGDEF domain-containing protein — translated: MTQLNDRRALLLDAGRPFEIRSLVLLDIDGFKAVNDALGHAAGDAALCMLARLLESAAHRWGARAYRLGGDEFVLLSSLPLNAQQLIPVQAHFKQALRTLGSVENGSFSYGLAQAPFDGQTLTALLRQADTHLSTHKTRRCGEGTGPLRQLLGLPLDAAGQEHGGRRCGA
- a CDS encoding spore coat protein U domain-containing protein — its product is MLTRRFAHPIALLALLPSLALATMLPDPTSTPVTAQYLPSCGLSATDLDFGIYNSRVGASGMATVQVTCNTSYSVTYSGFSGQLKRGGERIGYTLTAQKVGGLGAALTLKANCLGLCDLVQTSSALTGNGSALYDRYTLVGAVPALQTAPAGTYSDTVTFTLNYNPE
- a CDS encoding phage tail protein yields the protein MNPLRACLALTLALSLAACNMASTPPSPAASTPATAEKAPTQSHPLITAQSLNVPPEAQTLVNSLVSQGQSVQDVAATVQTQFHLSASLLAQALSTAHLSDQDIVSALKAQAFSLLDAGGALQSVLGKNATDALALLKSVAYLNLNTPAQWPAISDMLRQIYKYKPDDFVSLLKSSRLLRSVVSFDLWNNLGLTLGGTFGQSPVAALQTIKNSGFYTITDPNAVKGFGYFLHDGLKLSADKAVAALVQSGVVQLGDSATYLNVATTLKDVFGSSAAQVAQAFKGAGYAVVDTANVLKALFSSTASDAASALKAAGYSVVDVALGLKTIFEQTASQAASTLKGVGYNIADVALGLRTTFAQTANQVGSILKDTFSAGASAVAGALQSAGYAIDDVASTLKNVFSSSAKDVASILKNLKYDIKGIARTLKSVFNSSALQVAGFFKDLGYTYVDIGYALKDAFSSSANDVAGIFKSLGVSITDIGNTLKNVFSSSASQVTGIFKNLGYNIQDIASTLKLVFNSSAFQVAGFFKDLGYGYVEIGNTLKNVFSSSASQVAGFFKDLGYGYVEIGNTLKNVFSSSASQVASIFKGLGYSFDQIGSTLKNVFGSSTSTVASIFKGLGANATDVANTLKNVFSSSANDVASVLRYAFGSGASEVAGVLKNVFSASANTVASTLKSVFGSGASDVASALKSAGYALKDIASTIESVFYKSANDVAAIFSDVLKVSTDEIKSTFSSLGQDIGDFLKNIGDTIKDGFCSIFHC
- a CDS encoding IS3 family transposase, whose product is MISDARHAHPTVSVRRLCELHAVSRSWYLRQRNRAVIDQDQRLATDIEAVVLKWNGYGYRRVTRELARSGQSINHKRVLRVMREHRLLCRPKRRYQRTTDSTHSEKRFPNLLPQVIPTQPDQVWQADLTYVRVKQGFVYLACVLDSFTREIVGWSMSKFIDADLSLAALNNALAARNPAPGLLHHSDQGVQYASRLYIARLRAMGITPSMSRRGNPYDNARMESFYKTLKTEEVDLQDYADLDDAQRHVNHFIGKLYNQERLHSSLGYVPPAEFAARYHPA